A window of Pirellulales bacterium genomic DNA:
GTGCGCGATCGATTTCCGGGAGTCCCGCTGGCTGCGTACAACGTATCGGGCGAGTACAGCATGGTCAAAGCGGCCGCAGCACGCGGTTGGATCGACGAGCGAGCCGTCGTGATTGAATCGCTCACAGCCATGCATCGCGCCGGCGCGGATATAATTCTTACGTATTGGGCCAAGGACGTGGCCCATTGGCTGGCGACGACGTGACCATTGCCGCATGATCTGTGAACCGCGGCATCCTTTTTGTCGCGAGTTCCTGGTGCATTCTGGGCCGAGCGGTAATCGTTCCACACCGCAGCATCCCTGCTATTTCTCGGAGATCTTGCCGTGACGCGTGAGAAGAGCCAGGCCGCATTTGCCCGGGCAAAGCAGCTTATTCCCGGCGGCGTGAACAGCCCAGCCCGCGCCTTCGGCGGAGTCGGAGGTGAGCCCATTTTCTTCGAGCGCGGCAAAGGGGCTTATCTATATGACATCGACGGCCAGCGATTCATCGATTACGTCGGCTCCTGGGGTCCGATGATCCTGGGACACTGCTATCCTCCGGTGGTCGCGGCGCTGGAGGAGACGATCCATCGCGGAACCAGCTTCGGTGCTCCGACATTGGCCGAAAACGAACTTGCTCAACTGATTATCGACGCCGTGCCTTCGGTCGAGAAGGTCCGTCTGGTGAGCTCGGGCACGGAAGCAACAATGAGCGCGATCCGTTTGGCGCGCGGCTTCACAGGTCGAGATGTCATCATCAAATTTGCCGGCAACTATCATGGCCACGTTGACAGCTTGCTGGTGGCCGCCGGCAGTGCCGCCGCGACGTTGGGCGTTCCCAACTCGCCGGGAGTGACGGCGGGCACGACGCGCGACACGCTGGTGTTGGCCTACAACGACGTCGCAGGACTTGAGCGCGCGTTTGCCGAACACGGTTTGCGCGTGGCGGGCGTAATTCTCGAGCCAGTCGTAGGCAATATGGGTTGCGTCATTCCTACTTCCGAGTTTCTGACGGTGCTGCGGCGGCTGACCAGTATTGCCGGTGCGCTGCTGATCTTCGACGAGGTCATGACCGGGTTCCGAGTGGCGTACGGCGGAGCGCAATCGATCTTCGAAATCACACCCGATTTGACGACTCTCGGTAAGATCGTCGGGGGCGGGTTGCCCGTAGGCGCCTATGGAGGCCGGGCCGATATCATGGATCGCATTCTGCCCGCCGGACCCGTATTTCAGGCTGGCACGCTCAGTGGCAATCCGCTGGCGGTTGCCGCCGGCATCGCCACGCTCAAATGCTTGCGAGACGACCCGCCCTATGGCCGGCTGGAACAGCTCGGCAGCCAATTGCAGGCGGGTTTTGCGGCAGCTGCTAAGCATGCCGGCATTGAGCATTCGATCACGCGCGTGGGAAGCATGATGACGCTGTTCTTCAACGCTCAGCCGGTCGCGGATTGGGACGGTGCCAGCCGATCGAATACGCAGCGTTTCGCCCGTTGGTTTTGGGATCTCATTGAGCGCGGCGTCTATATGCCGTGCAGCCAATATGAGGCGCTGTTCATCTCGGCCGCGCATAGCGAACAGGATATCGAAACCACCGTTGGCGCCGCAAAGCAAATCCTGCCCATGTTGGCAAAATTGGCTTAAAGCCACTCAGTTTGCCGATCGTTTTCGATTTGCGCAGTTCAATGCACGCAGCCGTTGCGCGCTCGGGTATAGCAAGAACAAGCCGACCATCATCCCCGCCAACAACGTGCCGCTCGTGGGCTCGGGCACCAGATGGTAACCGAGCACGTCGAGATAGGTCGTATCGACCGTCGTCAGACCATTCACCACGCCGGAGTTGGAGAAAGCGTTGAACGAATCCGGTCCCTGGTTTTTGGCCCAGTCGCCGCGATCGAACGAGTCATCGAAATATTTCAAGTTCGTGATGCCGCCATTAATCGAAAAGTATACGCTTGTATCGACGCTGCTGAGTCCACGCACACCGGGCGCGGTGTAGCGAAATAGGTCTGCCACATCGATGTAAGTGGGCGGGGAAACCGCAGCGATGCGTCCCAGGATGTGGGAAATCTCGTGCATCGCAATTCCTACGAAGTCGTACTCGCCGGGGACGGCACGATTGTTGGGATCAAACGTAAAACTCTGAACCGTGCTGAACGTAAACGTGCCGGTATTGTAGGGATCATTGGCACCAAGGAATCCTAACGCTTGGGCTTCGGCTCTGGGGATGAACATCGTGCTGCCGCCGGTTGGGTCCGCGGCGCTCAGACTGGCAATCGATGTGGCATCGTTCGCAGTCGTCGCACTCTTGATGAGAGCATTGCGCACCTGGGTATAGTTGAAAGGTCCCAAAAAAATATCGTTTGCTTGCCCCAAAACCGGCGACGGCAGAGCAGCGGCGGCAATTGTGACGTTGATCGTGATCGGATCGGAGTACAGGTTCTCGAACTGTTGAATCGCGTAATTGGTCGCCGTCTCGACCTGACTCGCATAGGGAAGCGCCGTCACCGTAGGGTCGAACTTGGGCAAGATGATCAATGCTCGAGCGGGCACCGCGCTCGCCAACACGACAACGAGACCGATTATCGTTCGTAGCATCAAAGGCATTGACCGAGTTTCTCCAGCGAACCGATGCCTGGGACCAAACCAAGCTAACGGTGTCTGTCCGTATCCTAATCGGCCGCGCCGTGAGATGCCGCTTACGTGCGCGAGAATTGCGGTTTCTGCCGAAAAACCGCGGCGGCACGGATGTAACGGCACTCGGGAACCGAATTGCGCGGGGCCCGCCTGCGATTCTTACGGTCCCGTGGTTCAGGTCGAACGAGCTTCCAACTTTTCTTCCGCCGCACTGCGCCTCAGATAGAGCGGTGCCAGCGACCAAAGGTCGTCCGCCATGCCACGCTGAATGCGCGCGGCCGCCAGCCGACCAACCGCGGCAGCATCAGGCGACCAACAAGAATGCGGGGCAACCGTGGCTTGCGGCGGCACTTGCTCTGCGAATTTCACGAGCGCCGGGCCCGTGACGACGACTCCTGGCGGCAGGCCGGCAAGCCAGGTCGCGGACTCGACGATTCGCACATCACTGGCGGCGATGAGTTGGCCTGCTTGGTCGCGCGAAAATAAACCGGCGTAGACTTCGCCACGTTGTGCATCAATCGCCGTAGCCACCAGGAGTGCCTCGGCCGGCGAGCGGGCGGCGATTGCCTCCAAGGTCCCAATGCCCACGACCTGCGCCCCTACAGCATAGGCAAAGGCCTTGGCCGTCATGACTCCTAGGCGCAGCCCTGTAAAAGAACCCGGGCCCACGGCCACAGCGACCAACTGCACGTCCCGTGGCGTCCATGCGACCTGGCGGAGCAACTCGCGAATACCAGGGGCCAAGGTGCGAGCACTTCGCCCGGCGGGGTCGAGCTCGATCTGGGTTAAAAGACTGCCAGCGTCGAATGAGGCAACACTGCCTGACGTACCGCTGGTTTCGATTGCTAGGATGCGCAATGGGAGGACCTTAGAATGTTGTCTTCAATTGAACGTCATGCTTTTTCAGCATCGACGCTACCGGATGAAAATATTCTAGCATGGCCGGCACGACCCAACCGCTTCCCGCGACGCAGCAGCCCGTCCGCCATTGGCTCTCTTATAGCCTGCGTTCGCTCTTCGGTTTGATGACCGTATTTTGCATCCCCCTGGTTTGGATCACTTACGAACGGGCGCAATCCCGGCACGAGCTGCAAGTTGTTGACCAAATAAAAGCGAGCGACCAGTCGACCGTGGTTAGGTTCGTGGGCCGATTCGATCGTCCGGATTTTGACCTGTCTGGAAAGCTAATAGCGCCGCCCTGGTGGCGTCGCGTTCTGTCAGTCTTGTGTGGACCGAGAGTCGAAGCGGTGCTTGCCTATCAGCATCGATCGTTGGACGACATCTCGACGCTTGCCGCCCTAAAAAGGCTCGAAATGCTCAGCCTGGAGGAAACGCGAGTGACCGACCTCTCGCCGCTCAGCAGCCTCACTGGCCTGGTTGCAGTTTTCCTTAACGATACCCAAGTAAGCGACATTTCACCGATTGCAGGTTTCAAAGACCTGGAGAGACTCGACCTCGCACGTACAGGCGTCAGCGATCTTCGGCCGCTCGCGAGACTGCCGCGACTATCCACGCTAGTTCTCGATGGTTGTCCGGTTCGCGATCTTGCCCCGCTCAGCGAAGCGAAGCAATTGGACATGGTCTGCTTTGAGGACACCCCGGTTAGCGATCTGTCTCCGCTCGCCGGTCTAATGAATCTGCAAGCCCTCTACTTCAACGGCAGTCAGGTCGTCGACATTTCACCGCTGGCCGGGCTTTCGAAGCTGGGTAACGTTGGCCTTGCGCGTACGCCGGTGAGCGATTTTGCGCCGCTGGGCGCACTCACTGCGCTCGAGATCCTGAACGTCAGCGGCACGCAAATCAGCGACCTCGCGCCTCTGGCCAGACTCACGAGCCTGCGGTATCTCCACTTTGACGATACCAAAGTCCGCGATCTCACTCCGCTAGCCGGATTCAAAAACCTTGGAACCGTGTCCTTCAGCGGCACGCCGGTTAGCGCCATCTGGCCGCTCGCCGGTCTCACTGGCTTGCAAGAACTCTGGCTCGACCGCACGGCGGTTACCGACCTCACGCCGCTTTTGGGACTCAAGAGTCTCACCGAACTTCATATCCAAGGAATAGTGGTCAGCAAAGAACAGGTCGAGCTCCTCCAAAAAACATTGCCAAACTGCAAGATCGCATCCGATCTGATTTCGCGGCCCATACCCATCGCCGGGCCGTAGCGGCAATGGCGGTGTGGCCGCCGCGCGCCACTCAAATCGTGCCGGCTGCGTACAAGGGTCGTCCGGGCTTGCAGTGGGTTGTGGTCATCGCCATGTTCTGTCCGCCTCGGCCGCTGGCGTTATTTGCCGTATAATGGAGCGAGGCGGGCAGTTTTCCGCGGCCACCGGCGGCTGCCTGTGCGGTTTACGCGGCAAAATGCCTCGCCTTGACCATCGCAAAACGCTAACTTACACTGCGATATTGGTTTGTGACAATCTCCTCGTCTGCTCGCTGCACGCATTTGCGTGACGCCTGGGCGACATAAGGTCTGCTCTCGTGAAGCGTGCCCTGATCAGCGACATTCACAGCAACCTCGAAGCGCTCGAGGCCGTGCTGGCCGACGTCCGAGGACAGGGGATCCAAGAGATCTACTGCCTGGGGGACATCATTGGCTACGGCCCTAACCCCCGTGAGTGCATCGACCTGGTAATGACGTTGAACGTCTGCATTTTGGGCAACCACGACCAGGGCGCGCTCTTCGATCCAGAGGGATTCAACTCGGGTGCCGAGCGGGCTATTTTCTGGACGCGCGAGCAGTTGGAAAAGCCGCTGGGAAGTCCGACGGACAATGCCCGCCGCTGGGATTTTCTCGGCGAGCTGCCGCGTAATCGCCGTGAGAACGGCTTCCTTTTCGTGCATGGATCGGCCCGCAACCCGCTCAACGAATACGTGTTCCCCGAAGACATCTACAACCAGCGGAAGATGGAAAAGATCTTCTCGTTGATCGAGCATCATTGCTTTCAGGGGCACACCCACGTACCCGGCGTGTTCACTCAAAGCTTGAACTTCCTCAGTCCCGATGAGATTGGTTACCAGCACCATTTAGGGTCCGACAAGACGATGATCAACGTCGGCTCGGTCGGCCAGCCGCGCGACGGAGACTCGCGGGCCTGCTACGTAGTGCTTGAAGACGACCTGGTAACGTTCCGGCGCGTCGAGTATCCGGTGGAGAAGACGATCGCGAAGATCTACGAGACGCCGGAGCTGGACAATTTTCTGGGCGACCGTCTGCGCGACGGCCGTTAGCGACGCGCACGATTGTGCCGAGCGGCACCCACCCTATTGGCCGCAAATGGCAGCGACTGCCGAATTGCACATAACGATCGCCAAGCTCTGACTGGCGATAAAGGATGCGGGGAATGGATAAGCGATTTACGACGTTTTTGTTGGTGGCTTTTGTCGTCTTGATGGTGAACATGCAGCTGATGCGCTGGTGGCAGCAGAAGGCTGCACCCGCCGCACAGCAGGCCGCCCAGGAAAACGCCAAGCTGGCCGACAAGCCCGCGGCTGGTGCCGCTGACAAGCAGCCCGAACTCGCCGCAGTTGCGGCTGACGAGCCAGCCGACGAGAAGGCGGCTGCAGACGTCGGCGCCGAGCCCAAAAAGCCGGCTGTTCTGGCTCCTCCCCCGCAGTCCCCCGAACAACGATTAACCCTCGGTTCGGCTGATCCAAAGAGTGGTTTCCGCGAGCTCGTGACCTTTACTAGCGCCGGAGCGGCGGTTCAACGCGTCGAGCTCAACAGTCCGCAGTACCTCGATCAGGAAGACCGTAGCGGCTACTTGGGGCAACTTGACCTGGGTGTAGTGCCTAATCACGAGCAAGGCGCGCTGGTGCGCGTGGTGGGCCCTGGAACGCCCGCGGACGAGGCCGGACTCAAAGTCGACGACGTGATCACCGAGCTCAACGGGAATGCGGTCCTCGGGCCGATCGAGTTTCAAGAAGCACTCGAACAGACCGAACCGGGCGATGAGTTCACGCTCACGATCAATCGACACACTCCCGACGGAGCCGTCGACGGCCGGAAACTAAACGGCACGCTGCGCCGCCGGCCGATGGAAGTCATTCGGCCCGAAGGGATCGACGCCTTGTCGTTCCTGTTAACGATCGACAGCCTCGACGGCGAACGCATCGCCAAGGATGCCGAAGAGTTACCCGGCATCATGATGCGCACGTCCCCTTGGCAAGTGCTGCCGCGCGTCGATCCGGACGAGATCGCGTTTCAGTATGATCTGGCCGAGGCCGGGCTGTCGGTGATCAAAAAGTTTCGCCTGGGCAAAGTCGATCCGGCCGAGGCCGATAATCCTTCGGCCAAGGCATATCACCTCGACTTCGCCATCGAGGTGCGCAACACCGGCGACAGAGAGCATAAGCTGGCCTGGCGCCTCGATGGTCCCACCGGCTTGCCGCTAGAAGGCGCCTGGTATGCGATGAAGATCAGTCCGAACATGCGTGGCGGCGCCGGCATGCGCGACGTCGTGGTCGGGTTTCTGGCTAATCGGCGCGAGAAGAATGGGTTGGTCAGCGCCTACACGATCGCCGAGGGTACGGACCTCCCCACCTGGCAAGACGATTGGTTGAAGTATATCGGTGTCGACGCCCAGTATTTTGCCGTAGCCCTGCTGCCGGCGAGCGCCGAAGAGACGGACAATGGCGCTGCCGATGAGACAAATTACGGCCGCGCCGTGCCGATTCGCGTAGGCGATGTGCCGGCCGATCGTAGCAAGCTCAACCGCACGAACGTATCGTTCCGCCTGATAAGCAAAGTGGAAACCGTCGCTCCGCAAGGCAAGCCGTTTGCACAATCATTCAAGATCTTCTCAGGGCCGAAGAAGCCGGCGCTGCTTGCGCATTACGGCCTCGGCAACCTGGTCTACTACGGCTGGTTCGGTTGGGTAGCGCAACCGATGCTCGAAGTGCTGCACTTTTTCTACAGGATCATTCCCAACTACGGCATCGCGATCATCATGCTCACCGTGCTGGTGCGCTCGATGATGTTCCCGCTCAGCCGGCGGCAAGCGCTCAATGCCCAGAAGATGCAGGAGTTGCAACCCGAGATCAAGCGGATTCAGGAGAAATACAAAGGCAACATGGAAGCCCGCAGCAAGGCGCAGCAGGAGTTGTTTCGCAAGCACAAATACAACCCTCTGGCCGGCTGTCTACCTGTTTTTCTGCAATTGCCGATTTTCCTCGGTCTCTATCGTTCGTTGTCAGTTGACGTCGAACTGCGCGGTGCGCCGCTGATCAGCGAATCGATCCGCTGGTGCTCGAACCTGGCCGCGCCTGACATGCTATGGAATTGGCACAACTATTTGCCGGCGGTATTGGCCGGGCCGAGTGGTTGGCTGGGCCCCTATTTCAATCTATTGCCGTGCATCACGATCGGCCTGTTCATCTGGCAACAGAAGATGTTCATGCCCCCGGCGGCCGACGAGCAAGCCGCCATGCAGCAAAAAATGATGCAATACATGATGATCTTTATGGGCGTGATGTTCTTTAAAGTGGCTAGCGGTTTGTGTCTGTACTTTATCGCCTCCAGCTTGTGGGGCATTACCGAGCGCAAGTTACTCCCCAAGTCCACGGCACCGGCCGGCGGCGCGTCCCCAACCACCGCGGCGCGGGGAGCGGTGGCACGGACCGGGGCAAATGGCAACGGTTCGTCAGAAACCAAGAAAAAGAATCGCGGCCGCGCTTAGTTCCACCGCCATCACGCCTGAGCCAGATCCCG
This region includes:
- the hemL gene encoding glutamate-1-semialdehyde 2,1-aminomutase — encoded protein: MTREKSQAAFARAKQLIPGGVNSPARAFGGVGGEPIFFERGKGAYLYDIDGQRFIDYVGSWGPMILGHCYPPVVAALEETIHRGTSFGAPTLAENELAQLIIDAVPSVEKVRLVSSGTEATMSAIRLARGFTGRDVIIKFAGNYHGHVDSLLVAAGSAAATLGVPNSPGVTAGTTRDTLVLAYNDVAGLERAFAEHGLRVAGVILEPVVGNMGCVIPTSEFLTVLRRLTSIAGALLIFDEVMTGFRVAYGGAQSIFEITPDLTTLGKIVGGGLPVGAYGGRADIMDRILPAGPVFQAGTLSGNPLAVAAGIATLKCLRDDPPYGRLEQLGSQLQAGFAAAAKHAGIEHSITRVGSMMTLFFNAQPVADWDGASRSNTQRFARWFWDLIERGVYMPCSQYEALFISAAHSEQDIETTVGAAKQILPMLAKLA
- a CDS encoding NF038122 family metalloprotease, yielding MLRTIIGLVVVLASAVPARALIILPKFDPTVTALPYASQVETATNYAIQQFENLYSDPITINVTIAAAALPSPVLGQANDIFLGPFNYTQVRNALIKSATTANDATSIASLSAADPTGGSTMFIPRAEAQALGFLGANDPYNTGTFTFSTVQSFTFDPNNRAVPGEYDFVGIAMHEISHILGRIAAVSPPTYIDVADLFRYTAPGVRGLSSVDTSVYFSINGGITNLKYFDDSFDRGDWAKNQGPDSFNAFSNSGVVNGLTTVDTTYLDVLGYHLVPEPTSGTLLAGMMVGLFLLYPSAQRLRALNCANRKRSAN
- the tsaB gene encoding tRNA (adenosine(37)-N6)-threonylcarbamoyltransferase complex dimerization subunit type 1 TsaB, translated to MRILAIETSGTSGSVASFDAGSLLTQIELDPAGRSARTLAPGIRELLRQVAWTPRDVQLVAVAVGPGSFTGLRLGVMTAKAFAYAVGAQVVGIGTLEAIAARSPAEALLVATAIDAQRGEVYAGLFSRDQAGQLIAASDVRIVESATWLAGLPPGVVVTGPALVKFAEQVPPQATVAPHSCWSPDAAAVGRLAAARIQRGMADDLWSLAPLYLRRSAAEEKLEARST
- a CDS encoding leucine-rich repeat domain-containing protein; translated protein: MDDISTLAALKRLEMLSLEETRVTDLSPLSSLTGLVAVFLNDTQVSDISPIAGFKDLERLDLARTGVSDLRPLARLPRLSTLVLDGCPVRDLAPLSEAKQLDMVCFEDTPVSDLSPLAGLMNLQALYFNGSQVVDISPLAGLSKLGNVGLARTPVSDFAPLGALTALEILNVSGTQISDLAPLARLTSLRYLHFDDTKVRDLTPLAGFKNLGTVSFSGTPVSAIWPLAGLTGLQELWLDRTAVTDLTPLLGLKSLTELHIQGIVVSKEQVELLQKTLPNCKIASDLISRPIPIAGP
- a CDS encoding metallophosphoesterase family protein, with the protein product MKRALISDIHSNLEALEAVLADVRGQGIQEIYCLGDIIGYGPNPRECIDLVMTLNVCILGNHDQGALFDPEGFNSGAERAIFWTREQLEKPLGSPTDNARRWDFLGELPRNRRENGFLFVHGSARNPLNEYVFPEDIYNQRKMEKIFSLIEHHCFQGHTHVPGVFTQSLNFLSPDEIGYQHHLGSDKTMINVGSVGQPRDGDSRACYVVLEDDLVTFRRVEYPVEKTIAKIYETPELDNFLGDRLRDGR
- a CDS encoding YidC/Oxa1 family insertase periplasmic-domain containing protein; protein product: MDKRFTTFLLVAFVVLMVNMQLMRWWQQKAAPAAQQAAQENAKLADKPAAGAADKQPELAAVAADEPADEKAAADVGAEPKKPAVLAPPPQSPEQRLTLGSADPKSGFRELVTFTSAGAAVQRVELNSPQYLDQEDRSGYLGQLDLGVVPNHEQGALVRVVGPGTPADEAGLKVDDVITELNGNAVLGPIEFQEALEQTEPGDEFTLTINRHTPDGAVDGRKLNGTLRRRPMEVIRPEGIDALSFLLTIDSLDGERIAKDAEELPGIMMRTSPWQVLPRVDPDEIAFQYDLAEAGLSVIKKFRLGKVDPAEADNPSAKAYHLDFAIEVRNTGDREHKLAWRLDGPTGLPLEGAWYAMKISPNMRGGAGMRDVVVGFLANRREKNGLVSAYTIAEGTDLPTWQDDWLKYIGVDAQYFAVALLPASAEETDNGAADETNYGRAVPIRVGDVPADRSKLNRTNVSFRLISKVETVAPQGKPFAQSFKIFSGPKKPALLAHYGLGNLVYYGWFGWVAQPMLEVLHFFYRIIPNYGIAIIMLTVLVRSMMFPLSRRQALNAQKMQELQPEIKRIQEKYKGNMEARSKAQQELFRKHKYNPLAGCLPVFLQLPIFLGLYRSLSVDVELRGAPLISESIRWCSNLAAPDMLWNWHNYLPAVLAGPSGWLGPYFNLLPCITIGLFIWQQKMFMPPAADEQAAMQQKMMQYMMIFMGVMFFKVASGLCLYFIASSLWGITERKLLPKSTAPAGGASPTTAARGAVARTGANGNGSSETKKKNRGRA